From Terriglobales bacterium, one genomic window encodes:
- a CDS encoding DegT/DnrJ/EryC1/StrS family aminotransferase translates to MKIQVNSASIPFHRASVGEEEAQAVAEVVRSGWLTMGPKTIAFEQHFAEYIGVKHCIAVNSCTAALHLALEAVRIQAGDEVLVPTNTFTATGETVAYMNAQPVLVDIDPVSMNMDVNDAERKITSKTKAIVPVHIAGQPCDMQEIAELAQRRGLRVIEDAAHALPATYLGKKVGAISELTAFSFYATKTLTTGEGGMISTDNDALAQRMRIMRLHGIGRDAWKRYSAEGSWYYEVLDAGFKYNLTDLAAALGLVQLRRCDDMYQKRMRIANRYSEAFSADEALESPAVLPGRETAWHLYVLRLNLDRLSVTRNGFVEKLRKAGIGISVHFIPLHLHPYYSKTYGYKPGDLPNAEREYERYFSLPIFPDMKDEEVDYVIDTVLATVKEYRR, encoded by the coding sequence ATGAAAATACAGGTGAATAGTGCTTCGATTCCTTTTCATCGCGCGAGCGTCGGTGAAGAAGAGGCGCAGGCTGTCGCAGAAGTCGTCCGTTCTGGATGGCTGACGATGGGTCCGAAGACGATAGCTTTTGAGCAGCACTTTGCCGAGTACATTGGCGTGAAGCACTGCATCGCGGTCAATTCATGTACCGCCGCTCTGCATCTGGCGCTCGAGGCGGTGAGAATCCAGGCGGGCGATGAGGTGCTGGTTCCCACAAACACTTTCACCGCGACGGGCGAGACCGTGGCATACATGAATGCGCAGCCTGTATTGGTAGACATCGACCCCGTGTCGATGAACATGGATGTTAACGACGCCGAGCGCAAGATCACGTCGAAGACCAAGGCCATAGTTCCGGTTCACATAGCCGGACAGCCTTGCGATATGCAGGAAATAGCGGAGCTGGCGCAACGTCGAGGGCTGCGGGTGATCGAAGACGCGGCGCACGCGTTGCCGGCGACGTACCTGGGCAAGAAGGTGGGAGCTATCAGTGAGCTGACAGCCTTTAGCTTCTACGCCACAAAGACCCTTACCACGGGCGAAGGCGGCATGATCAGCACGGACAACGATGCTCTGGCGCAGCGGATGCGGATCATGAGATTGCATGGCATCGGCCGCGACGCGTGGAAGAGGTACAGTGCGGAAGGCTCGTGGTACTACGAAGTGCTCGACGCAGGATTTAAGTACAACCTGACCGATCTGGCCGCGGCACTCGGACTCGTCCAGTTGCGGCGCTGCGATGACATGTACCAGAAGAGGATGCGGATCGCTAATCGCTACTCCGAAGCATTCTCTGCCGATGAAGCACTGGAGTCGCCGGCGGTTCTCCCCGGACGCGAAACTGCGTGGCACCTTTATGTGTTACGTCTCAACCTGGATCGTCTTTCCGTAACACGTAACGGGTTCGTTGAAAAGTTGAGGAAAGCAGGCATCGGGATCAGCGTGCATTTCATTCCACTGCACTTACACCCTTACTACAGTAAGACATATGGATACAAACCGGGTGACCTTCCAAATGCAGAAAGGGAATACGAGCGCTACTTTTCTTTACCGATCTTCCCGGATATGAAGGACGAGGAAGTGGATTACGTCATTGATACGGTGCTGGCCACCGTGAAAGAGTACCGGCGGTGA